The following is a genomic window from Bordetella petrii.
CGCGGTGCTGGTGGTCGAGATGTCGTTCGTGCTGGGCGCCACCTGGTACGGCGCCGGCCCGCAGGCCTCCATGGCCGCCGACTACAACAACACCCGCGCCCTGGGCGAGGTCATGTACACCCAGTACGTGTACGCCGTGGAAGTCGGCGCCGCGCTGCTGCTGGTGGGCATGATCGCCGCCATCGCCCTGACGCTGCGCCGCCGCCGCGACGCCAAGTACAACGATCCGTCCGCCGCGGTGCGCGTGCGCGCCAAAGACCGCTTCCGCCTGGTCAGCATGCCGGCGCAGAGCGACCGCGCGCAAGGCCGCGTGACCACGCCGTCCGACGACGACCAAGGAGAAAAACAATGACGCTGACGCTGGCCCATTACCTGGTGCTGGGCGCGATCCTGTTCGCCATCGGCATCTTCGGCATCTTCCTGAACCGCCGCAACCTGATCATCCTGCTGATGTCCATCGAGCTCGTGCTGCTGGCCGTCAACATGAACTTCGTGGCGTTTTCCAGCTGGTTCGGCGACACCGCCGGCCAGGTGTTCGTGTTTTTCATCCTGACGGTGGCGGCTGCTGAAGCCGCCATCGGGCTGGCTATCCTGGTGCTGCTGTTCCGCAACCTGAACACGATCAACGTTGACGAACTCGATCGCCTGAAGGGCTGACGGGGTATTGGAAGAAAATGTCTAGCTCACCCAACCTGTACTTGCTGATCGCGCTGGCGCCGCTGGCCGGCGCGATTCTTGCCGGGCTGTTCGGCACCGGGTTCCTGGGCCGGCCGATCGGCCGGCGCGGCTCGCACGTCATCACCATCCTGGGGGTATTGATCTCCACCGTGGGGTCGATCATCGTTCTGGGCGACGTGCTCAATGGCCACACCTACGACGGCGCCGTCTACACCTGGAGCCTCATCGGCCAGACCAAGCTGGAAATCGGCTTCCTGATCGATCCGCTGTCGGCCATGATGATGGTGGTGGTCACCTCGGTATCGCTGATGGTGCACATCTACACCATCGGCTACATGGCCGACGACCCCGGCTACCAGCGCTTTTTCGCGTATATCTCGCTGTTCACCTTCTCGATGCTGATGCTGGTCATGTCCAACAACATGGTCCAGCTGTTCTTCGGCTGGGAAGCGGTGGGCCTGGTGTCGTACCTGCTGATCGGCTTCTGGTACACGCGGCCCACGGCCATTTTCGCCAACATGAAGGCGTTCCTGATCAACCGCGTGGGCGACTTCGGCTTCGTGCTGGGCATCGGCCTGCTGTTCGCCTACGCCGGCACCATGCACTATGCCGACGTGTTTGCCCAGGCCGACAAGCTTGCGGGCGAAACTCTGCCGGGCACCGACTGGATGCTCCTGACCGTTGCCTGCATCTGCCTGTTCATCGGCGCCATGGGTAAATCGGCCCAGGTGCCGCTGCATGCCTGGCTGCCCGATTCCATGGAAGGCCCCACCCCGATCTCGGCGCTGATCCACGCGGCCACCATGGTGACGGCGGGCATTTTCATGGTGGCGCGTTTCTCGCCGCTGTTCGAACTGTCCGACACCGCGCTGTCGTTCGTGATCGTCATCGGCGCCATCGGCGCGCTGTTCCTGGGCATTCTGGGCATCATCCAGAACGACATCAAGCGCGTCGTGGCGTATTCCACGCTGTCGCAGCTGGGCTACATGACCGTGGCGCTGGGCGCTTCGGCCTACTCGGTGGCCATCTTCCACCTGATGACCCACGCGTTCTTCAAGGCGCTGCTGTTCCTGGGCGCGGGCTCGGTCATCATCGGCATGCACCACGACCAGGACATCCGCAACATGGGCGGGCTGCGCAAGTACATGCCCATCACCTGGATCACCTTCCTGCTGGGCACCCTGGCCCTGGTGGGCACGCCGTTCTTCTCGGGCTTCTACTCGAAAGAGCACATCATCGAAGCCGCCGGCGCGGCCGATGTCTGGGGCGCCGGCTTTGCCTATTACGCCACCCTGATCGGCGTGTTCGTCACCTCGCTGTACTCGTTCCGCGTGTATTTCCTGGTGTTCCACGGCAAAGAGCGCTTCGACACCAGCGGCCATGGCCATGGCCATGACGACCACGCGCACGACGACCACGGCCACCATGGCGGCACGCCGCACGAGTCGCCCTGGGTGGTGACGCTGCCGCTGGTGCTGCTGGCGATCCCGTCGGTCATTATCGGCGCCCTGGTGGTTGACCCGATGCTGTTCGGCGGCTTCTTCGAAGGCGTGATCAAGGTGCTGCCGCAGCACCCCGCCATGCACGAGCTTGGCGAAGAATGGCACGGCTGGGTTGCTTTCGGCCTGCATGCCTTCCAGACGCTGCCGTTCTGGCTGGTGGTGGCGGGCGCGGTCATTTCCTGGTACTGCTACCTGGTCAATCCCAAGGTGCCGGCCGCCATCAAGTCGGGCCTGTCCGGCGTGTACAAGCTGCTCGACAACAAGTACTACGTCGACTGGATCAATGAACAGATCATCGCGCGCGGCGCGCGCTGCCTGGGCCATGGGCTGTGGCAGCGCGGCGACCGCGGCCTGATCGACGGCGTGCTGGTCAACGGCAGCGCCCGCGTGGTGGGCTGGGTGGCCGTGGTCAGTCGCCACCTGCAGTCGGGCTACATCTATCACTACGCGTTCGCGATGATCATCGGCATCATGGCGCTGATTACTTTCTTTGTGCTGATTCCCCAATGACGGCAAGCGACATGGCATCCAACACTTTTCCCTGGCTTACGCTTGCGATCTTCGTACCGATCGTATTCGGCCTGCTGGTGCTGGCCCTGGGCCGCGATGACCGTCCCGGGCTGACGCGCGGCCTGTCGCTGGTGGGCGCGCTGGCCGGATTCGTGGTCACCATCCCGCTGTACACCGGCTTCGACGCCTCGACGGCGGCCATGCAGTTCGTCGAGAAGGCATCCTGGATCGAGGCGTTCAACGTCAACTACCACCTGGGCATCGACGGCATCTCGCTGTGGTTCGTGCTGCTGACCGCCTTCATCACCATCATCGTGGTGCTGGCCGGCTGGGAAGTCATCACCAGCCGCGTGGCGCAGTACATGGCCGCCTTCCTGATCCTGTCGGGCCTGATGGTGGGCGTGTTCGCGGCGCTCGACGGCCTGTTGTTCTACGTGTTCTTCGAAGCCACGCTGATCCCGATGTACATCATCATCGGCGTGTGGGGCGGCCCCAACCGGGTCTATGCGGCGTTCAAGTTCTTCCTGTACACGCTGCTGGGCTCGCTGCTCACCCTGGTTGCGTTCATCTACCTGTGGAATGCCTCGGGCGGCTCGTTCGACATCCAGACCTGGCACCAGGTCAAGCTGGGCTATACGCCCCAGGTGCTGATCTTCGTGGCGCTGCTGGCGGCGTTCGCGGTCAAGGTGCCGATGTGGCCGGTGCACACCTGGCTGCCCGACGCGCACGTCGAGGCGCCTACCGGCGGTTCGGTGGTGCTGGCGGCCATCATGCTGAAGCTGGGCGCGTACGGCTTCCTGCGCTTCTCGCTGCCCATTGCCCCCGATGCCTCGCATAGCCTGGCGGGCCTGATGATCGCGCTGTCGCTCATCGCCGTCATCTACATCGGCCTGGTTGCGATCGTCCAGGACGACATGAAGAAGCTGGTGGCGTATTCGTCGGTGGCGCACATGGGCTTCGTCACCCTGGGTTTTTTCATCTTCAATACGGCGGGCGTCGAAGGCGCCATCGTGCAGATGATCTCGCACGGCTTCGTGTCGGGCGCCATGTTCTTCTGCATCGGGGTGCTGTACGACCGCATGCACTCGCGGCGCATCGCCGATTACGGCGGGGTCATCAACGTGATGCCGCGCTTCGTCACGTTCTTCGTGCTGTTCTCCATGGCCAACAGCGGCCTGCCGGCCACCAGCGGTTTCGTGGGCGAGTTCATGGTCATCATGGGCGCGGTCGAACACAACTTCTGGATCGGCCTGCTGGCCGCCACGGCGCTGATCCTGGGCGCCTCGTATTCGCTGTGGATGGTCAAGCGCGTCGCGTTCGGCGACATCGCCAACGACCACGTGCGCGAACTCTCCGACGTCAATCGCCGTGAATTCCTGATTTTGGGCGTGATGGCCATTGCGGTGTTGTACATGGGTATTTATCCCAAGCCCTTTACCGACGTCATGCATGCCTCGGTTCAGGCCCTGCTGCAACACGTTGCCGTCTCGAAACTGTAAGACTGAACCATGATGCAATCTCACATCGATTTCGCCCTGGCCTCACCCGAGATCCTGTTGCTGGTTTTCGGTCTGGCGATCCTGCTTATCGACGCGGTCAGCAGCCATCCCGAGCGCAAGCCGACGTTCATATTGACGCTGTTGGCGCTGGGCGTGCTGACGGTCGTTTCGCTGGTGCAATGGAACAGCGGGGCCGTGGGCCGCACCTTCAACGGCCTGTATGTCGCGGACAACCTCTCTCACCTGCTGAAGGTTGCGTCGTACATCGCCGTGGCGGTCACCCTGGTCTACGGCCGGGTCTATGCCCAGGCGCGCGACATGCTGCGCGGCGGCGAGCTCTACGTGCTGACCCTCATGGCCCTGCTGGGCCAGATGGTCATGATCTCGGCCGGCAACCTGATCAGCATCTACCTGGGCCTGGAGCTGATGTCGCTGGCTCTGTACGCCCTGATCGCGCTGCGCCGCGACGACGTGGTGGCCACCGAGGCCGCCATGAAGTACTTCGTGCTGGGCGCGCTGGCCTCGGGTTTTCTGTTGTACGGCATGTCCATGGTGTACGGCGCCACGGGGCAGCTCGACATCGCCGAGATCTCCAAGGTGGTCGCGGCGGGGCAGCAGCAAGAGCTGGCGCTGGTGTTCGGC
Proteins encoded in this region:
- a CDS encoding NADH-quinone oxidoreductase subunit J: MTFTTVLFYILAAVLVIAAFRVITARSPVTAVLHLILAFANAAMLWMLLGAEFLALLLVLVYVGAVMVLFLFVVMMLDIRIDTLRHGLKTYLPLGLLIGAVLVVEMSFVLGATWYGAGPQASMAADYNNTRALGEVMYTQYVYAVEVGAALLLVGMIAAIALTLRRRRDAKYNDPSAAVRVRAKDRFRLVSMPAQSDRAQGRVTTPSDDDQGEKQ
- the nuoK gene encoding NADH-quinone oxidoreductase subunit NuoK, translated to MTLTLAHYLVLGAILFAIGIFGIFLNRRNLIILLMSIELVLLAVNMNFVAFSSWFGDTAGQVFVFFILTVAAAEAAIGLAILVLLFRNLNTINVDELDRLKG
- the nuoL gene encoding NADH-quinone oxidoreductase subunit L codes for the protein MSSSPNLYLLIALAPLAGAILAGLFGTGFLGRPIGRRGSHVITILGVLISTVGSIIVLGDVLNGHTYDGAVYTWSLIGQTKLEIGFLIDPLSAMMMVVVTSVSLMVHIYTIGYMADDPGYQRFFAYISLFTFSMLMLVMSNNMVQLFFGWEAVGLVSYLLIGFWYTRPTAIFANMKAFLINRVGDFGFVLGIGLLFAYAGTMHYADVFAQADKLAGETLPGTDWMLLTVACICLFIGAMGKSAQVPLHAWLPDSMEGPTPISALIHAATMVTAGIFMVARFSPLFELSDTALSFVIVIGAIGALFLGILGIIQNDIKRVVAYSTLSQLGYMTVALGASAYSVAIFHLMTHAFFKALLFLGAGSVIIGMHHDQDIRNMGGLRKYMPITWITFLLGTLALVGTPFFSGFYSKEHIIEAAGAADVWGAGFAYYATLIGVFVTSLYSFRVYFLVFHGKERFDTSGHGHGHDDHAHDDHGHHGGTPHESPWVVTLPLVLLAIPSVIIGALVVDPMLFGGFFEGVIKVLPQHPAMHELGEEWHGWVAFGLHAFQTLPFWLVVAGAVISWYCYLVNPKVPAAIKSGLSGVYKLLDNKYYVDWINEQIIARGARCLGHGLWQRGDRGLIDGVLVNGSARVVGWVAVVSRHLQSGYIYHYAFAMIIGIMALITFFVLIPQ
- a CDS encoding NADH-quinone oxidoreductase subunit M; its protein translation is MTASDMASNTFPWLTLAIFVPIVFGLLVLALGRDDRPGLTRGLSLVGALAGFVVTIPLYTGFDASTAAMQFVEKASWIEAFNVNYHLGIDGISLWFVLLTAFITIIVVLAGWEVITSRVAQYMAAFLILSGLMVGVFAALDGLLFYVFFEATLIPMYIIIGVWGGPNRVYAAFKFFLYTLLGSLLTLVAFIYLWNASGGSFDIQTWHQVKLGYTPQVLIFVALLAAFAVKVPMWPVHTWLPDAHVEAPTGGSVVLAAIMLKLGAYGFLRFSLPIAPDASHSLAGLMIALSLIAVIYIGLVAIVQDDMKKLVAYSSVAHMGFVTLGFFIFNTAGVEGAIVQMISHGFVSGAMFFCIGVLYDRMHSRRIADYGGVINVMPRFVTFFVLFSMANSGLPATSGFVGEFMVIMGAVEHNFWIGLLAATALILGASYSLWMVKRVAFGDIANDHVRELSDVNRREFLILGVMAIAVLYMGIYPKPFTDVMHASVQALLQHVAVSKL